Proteins co-encoded in one Oreochromis aureus strain Israel breed Guangdong linkage group 3, ZZ_aureus, whole genome shotgun sequence genomic window:
- the LOC116320397 gene encoding sialoadhesin-like produces the protein MKAILLLLLLSICRTSAQSRASLKVTPNWSQFFEYEHISLSCERITSGEWTVWRHPAKKGLEVSDCTSGWGIQTSSTCEIKRVTHSDSGVYWCQSTHGHSSNAISITVNGLENPVILQSPAAPVVEGDNITLLCRTKNPSNLPAYFFKDDQPIKSETANHTTIYRASKSDQGSYKCHISGHGESPSSWLLIQDHSDLPTLTPSPNSAQMFEYKDLNLSCGVQGWTVKRFSTVNKQVSSACEDWGKPTSYGCILHKIKGLDSAVYWCESPTHQRSNSVNIKVYEREYTPVILQSPVLPVMKGDNVTLLCESRNSQSDIPATFYKNESIIGTALRSHMIIYNVTKSHEGIYKCNMSVGVSAFSWLFIIDPEDPDAPASDPHKNLSSLGILRYILVYFPYVISTFLMVSIYRMSAGRSSHVSITMPPPTEEEEDQSYDDVMADVTTEHNF, from the exons ATGAAGGCAATTCTGCTTCTCCTCT TGTTAAGCATCTGCCGGACGTCAGCCCAGAGTCGTG ccTCTTTGAAGGTCACTCCCAACTGGTCCCAGTTTTTCGAGTACGAGCACATCAGTCTGAGCTGTGAGCGGATCACCTCCGGTGAATGGACAGTGTGGAGACACCCAGCAAAAAAAGG ATTAGAAGTGTCTGACTGCACATCAGGCTGGGGTATTCAAACTTCCTCTACCTGTGAAATTAAGAGAGTCACACATTCAGACTCCGGGGTTTACTGGTGCCAGTCCACACACGGTCACAGCAGCAACGCCATCAGCATCACTGTCAATG GTTTAGAGAAcccagtgatcctgcagagtcctgctGCCCCTGTGGTGGAGGGAGATAACATCACTCTGCTCTGTAGAACAAAGAATCCCTCCAACCTTCCTGCTTATTTCTTTAAAGATGATCAGCCCATCAAAAGTGAAACTGCAAACCACACGACCATCTACCGAGCATCTAAATCTGATCAAGGTTCCTACAAATGTCACATAAGTGGTCATGGGGAATCACCATCCAGCTGGCTGCTGATACAAG ATCATTCTGACCTTCCCACTCTCACACCGTCTCCCAACTCAGCTCAGATGTTTGAGTATAAGGACTTGAATCTGAGCTGTGGAGTTCAAGGATGGACAGTCAAGAGATTCAGCACCGTTAATAAACAAGTGTCGTCCGCATGTGAAGACTGGGGAAAACCTACTTCCTACGGTTGCATCCTCCACAAAATTAAGGGGCTCGACAGTGCTGTTTACTGGTGCGAATCTCCTACACACCAGCGGAGCAACTCAGTTAACATCAAAGTTTACG AACGAGAATATACTCCAGtaatcctgcagagtcctgtcctccccgTGATGAAGGGAGATAATGTTACTCTGCTCTGTGAATCCAGGAACAGTCAATCCGACATCCCAGCAACTTTCTATAAAAATGAATCTATTATTGGGACTGCGCTTAGAAGTCACATGATCATCTATAACGTCACAAAGTCTCATGAAGGCATCTACAAGTGTAACATGAGTGTGGGAGTGTCTGCATTCAGCTGGCTGTTCATCATAG ATCCTGAAGATCCCGATGCCCCCGCCTCAGATCCTCACAAAAACCTGTCTTCTCTGGGAATACTGCGCTACATCTTGGTGTACTTTCCATATGTAATTTCCACATTCCTCATGGTCTCTATATATCGCATGTCTGCAG GAAGGAGCTCACATGTTTCCATAACGATGCCTCCACCCaccgaggaagaggaggaccaGTCATATGATGATGTCATGGCTGACGTCACCACTGAGCATAATTTCTAA
- the LOC120434517 gene encoding P2Y purinoceptor 14-like translates to MVDTTNVTSSSNQTCDAVNTSAYPFFMLVYSLVSLVGLSLNGFIMKFHFCGAQQRTSSSLKIYLKNLTAADFLLCLFLPLRIAHYASSSVIIRQLYCSFGACAIFLNMYASIIFMGYIAANRYLKIVRPLGTHILQTVKTAYIISIITWVFLLVPTVTYTILFFITQKPVTSNPSCCDPFISESIKLFFTIIHALSPIIFLVVFISLVFFYYSTSHRVLRAQQRQLASSGSEKLVRPRRNMLVLVSIFCVCFVPYHLARLPYSLLWSNDSVGSVLNYIMEVTTMVAVFNVCLDPVVYFFLCKSFRAKVRKVSRTTNNQQPTEESETTKEPLDSLPAMK, encoded by the exons ATGGTTGACACAACAAATGTGACTTCATCTTCCAACCAGACCTGTGATGCTGTTAACACTTCAGCCTATCCTTTCTTTATGCTGGTCTACAGTCTTGTGTCCCTG GTGGGTTTAAGCCTCAATGGCTTCATCATGAAGTTTCACTTTTGTGGAGCACAGCAGCGGACATCGAGCAGCTTGAAGATCTACCTGAAAAACCTGACAGCTGCTGACTTCCTGCTCTGCCTCTTTCTGCCACTCCGCATCGCCCACTATGCAAGCAGCTCTGTCATTATTCGCCAGCTCTACTGTAGTTTTGGAGCTTGTGCCATCTTTCTCAACATGTACGCCAGCATCATATTCATGGGCTACATCGCTGCCAACAG GTATCTAAAGATCGTCCGACCTTTAGGAACTCACATCCTGCAGACAGTAAAAACTGCCTACATCATTTCCATCATTACCTGGGTTTTTCTCCTGGTTCCGACTGTGACATACACCATCCTGTTTTTCATCACCCAGAAACCTGTGACCTCTAACCCCAGCTGCTGTGATCCCTTCATTAGTGAATCGATCAAGCTGTTCTTCACAATCATCCACGCTTTGTCTCCCATCATCTTCCTCGTGGTCTTTATATCCCTGGTCTTCTTCTACTACAGCACCTCCCACAGGGTGTTGCGGGCACAGCAGAGGCAGCTGGCCTCCTCTGGCTCTGAGAAGCTTGTCAGGCCTCGCAGGAACATGTTGGTGCTGGTCAGCATCTTCTGTGTTTGCTTTGTCCCCTATCACCTGGCTCGTCTTCCCTATAGTCTTCTGTGGAGCAATGACTCTGTAGGCTCCGTCCTGAACTATATAATGGAGGTGACCACCATGGTGGCAGTTTTCAATGTCTGCCTGGACCCTGTTGTTTACTTTTTCCTCTGTAAGTCTTTCCGGGCAAAGGTGAGAAAGGTGTCCAGGACAACCAACAACCAACAACCAACTGAGGAGAGTGAGACTACCAAAGAGCCACTGGACAGTCTTCCAGCAATGAAGTAA